A window of Exiguobacterium sp. Helios genomic DNA:
ACGGCGACAACTTCCGGAATGCGAAAAAGGACGGCTTGTTATACGGTGAGATCACGAAAGTGTTGCCAAACATGAAATATGTCGATCCACAGGCACAAGGGTCAGACAGCGGGACGCCGACCGATCATTTGGAAGCGGCATGGGGAAAAGTTCAATATACGTTCCATTACGACAAGGCGAGTGTCGCGAACCCACCGAAGGACCTCCAGGAACTCAAAAGTTGGGTGAAAGAAAATCCGGGCAAATTCACGTATCCGGAAGTGACGGACTTTACGGGGAATGCGTTCGTCCGCCATGTCATGTACGGGGTGGAGTCAAAAGAAACGTTAAAAGATCCGAAAGCAGACTTTAAGAAGACCTGGGCGTATTTAAACGAACTGAAGCCTTATTTATGGAAAGAGGGCAAAACGTATCCGAAAACACTGGCACAGCTTGACCAGTTGTACGCTAAAGGAAGTGTTGCGTTCACGATGGGCTTCAACGAACGCCGGGCGGAACAGGAAGTGAAGTCAGGGACATTCCCGAAAGAGACACGTCCGCTCGTCTTGACCGACGGTTCGATCGCTTCGACCCATTTCCTGTCGATTCCGTTTAATGCGCCGAATCCGAATGGAGCACTCGTTACGATCAACACGTTGTTGTCGCCGGATGCTCAACTCAAGAAATTCGATGGCACGTATTGGGGAGACGGAACAAGTTTAGATTTGACGACAGTAAGCTCAACGGAACGACAGGCATTTGAAGACGTTCCGGTAGCTGCGTCAACACCGAAACCGGCAGCATTCGACGGCAAAGTCCGTGCGGAACTGGATCCGGCATTCTTTGATGTGATCCGGAAAGACTGGCCGGAACGTGTGGCGCGGTAATGCCTGGCCAGCCACCTTGCTGATTACCGGTATGGTCGTTTATGGTCTTTTCGTCAGTCTGTCGATGACGACTTGGGAAGATTACAGCCGATTGTTCCGAGACCCGGTATTTTTGGAAAGTATCGGGATCAGTTTATACGTGGCAGTCAGCAGTACGGTACTGTCTGTATTGATCGGGGCCTGGCTGGCTGGATTTTTCGCCAAACAAACGGGGTGGACGGCGCAGGTTTTGGCCGTTCCGTTATTTTTACCCCATCTTGGCGCCGCCTATTTGGCCATTCTTTATTTGAGCGATTTACCGGTCATCGGTCCGCATGAAGTGAATCAATTCAGTATCATCCTGACGTATCTCTACAAAGAAATTCCGTTTGTCTTTTTTTATTTGTTACCGGTTTACCGGCGCCTTGATCACCGGTATGAAGAACTCGGATTAATGCTCGGACTGTCGCGACTGAAACGGTTTTGGCATGGAAAAGGCGTATTTTTACTGTTTCCCGTCCTCGAGGCAGCGTTCATTGTTTTTGCCTTTACCTTATTTGCTTACGAAGTCCCGGCGCTGCTCGGTGTGACGTATCCGAAGCTGATTGGCGTCTATACGTTTGATTTATATACGCAAGGGGATTTATCCCGTCAACCGGAAGCCTTTGCCATCAGTGTTCTTTTGACCGGAATCTTATTTTTGCTGTTAGTGATCTTTACACGTACGATTCGTCCGTTAACGGAGCGGATCAGTAAGGGGCGGGTAGAATGAAGAGAAGGGCAATAACAGCAGTAATCGGATTGCTAGTACTCGTTCCGTTACTCGGATTGATTCCGTCGACCTGGACCTGGAACCCGCGATTATTGGAAACGTTGACGACAACGGTTTCAATGATTGCGGTCTTGACATTGCTCAATCATTTGATTGGTTATGTCACAGGAAAGGCGATTGCGTTTCGGGCGGGACGACTCATCCGGTATATGGAACTGTTGATCAGTTTGCCGCTTTTCCTGCCGGTGTTATTATTGTCGTTTGGTCTCTATCTGACGTGGATCCGGTTAGGGCTCGCCGATCAATTTATCGGTGTACTGTTGGTTTTACTGCTTCCGACGTTACCGTACACGATCCGGATGTATACGAATGCGTTTCAAGCACTGGGTGAACAGATGATGGAGCAAATGGTGTTGATTGAACCAAGCCGGTTGAAACGGTTTCTTTTTTTGACAGGACCGATGATGCGTTCTGCGATCCAGTCCGTCACGTTACTTGTAACGGTCATCGCCTTGAGTCAGTATGCGCTCGTTACCTTAATCGGGGGCGGAGTCGTTCAAATGATTGCCCTTGAAGCGTTTCCGCTCTATTCCGGCAATTCCTTGGTTGCCGCTAAAGAAGCGACGATTTGGTTATTGGTTTTACCTTTTTTGATTTATTTTGTGCAACTCATTTTATTAGAAGGATGGGTGCAAGTAGTTCGGAGGCTGTTAGATGGACGTTACGATTCAGCACGTCAATAAACGATTTGGCCAAAAACAAGTCCTGCAGGCGATTGATTTACACATTCCGTCCGGTCAATGTGTTGCACTTGTTGGTCCGAGTGGAAGCGGGAAAACGACGCTGCTGCGATTGATTGCAGGTCTTGAGAAAGTATCAGGCGGTATCATTCGTTTCGGTGAAACCGACATGACGCACGTTGCTCCAAATCAACGGGGGGTGACGATGTTGTTCCAACGTCCGTTACTGTTCCCTCATTTGACGGTCGGACAAAATATCCGGATTGGTATGGCGACAGGTCGTCAACAGGACGTCCAAGAGTGGTTGACCAAAGTCGGATTAACAGGGCGGGCCGATGCCTATGTCCATGAATTATCCGGCGGAGAGCAACAACGGGCCAGTCTTGCACGGGCTTTGGCAAGCGGACCGAATTTCCTGTTGCTTGACGAACCATTCTCAAGTCTTGATTTACCACGCCGCCGTGAACTGCGGACGCTGATTCGGCGCTTAACGGTCGCAGAAGGTGTGACGACGTTACTTGTCACGCATGACCGTGAGGAAGCGATGGCGATGGCGGATTATGTTTACGTCATGGAACAGGGACAAATCATTGATCAGGGACATCCGATTGAATTAGCGCAAAAAAGTCCATTTTTTGGTGACGGATTGTATCTGGACGGAGAGTGGTATCCGTTATCCGAAGTGAAGTTGGTCTTAAGACCGACGAACGGATCACAGGAACGTGTTACGATTACGAAAGAGCTGACACAGTACGGTGTTCGATTTTATGAAGTTGAACGCCAGACGGGAGAGCGGCTTGTCGTTCAAACGACAGAGACGTTCAGTGAGAAAGTGACAGCTTATCTTGTGAGGAAGGAGGGGTAGCATGTTAGATACGCGCGCCAGAAAAGTCGTCCAGCCCCTTTTTGAGCAAATGGCGACATTATTGAAGAAGATGGGGCTTTCAGCCAACCAAGTGACAATCATTTCCGGCATCATCGGTGCTTCGACCGGTTTCTTTGTCTATAACGATATGATGGGAATTGCAATTTTATTATTATGGCTGTCGGGAGCGCTTGATGTCGTCGATGGCACGATGGCACGACGGGAAAAAACAACGCCGATCGGAACGATTCTTGATTTAGTCCTCGACCGGATCGTGGAATTATCCGTCCTGATTGGTATTGCCCTGCGCTTTCCGGAGACGCAGGTCGTTATTTTATTACTCGTCGCTTCATTCGTCATCGGTATGACGATGTTTCTTGCAATCGGTGCAGTCAGCGATAATTACGGATTCAAATCATTTCAGTATCAGCCGGGTCTTGTCGAACGGACGGAAGGATTTCTTTTCCTGACTGCAATGTTACTGTTCCCAAGCGCCATCATTTGGATTGCCGTCATCTTTTTGATTGCTGAATTGTACACAGTCGGCGAACGGTTTTATCAAGCGTCGAAGGTGTTGCGATGAGTGAATCGGAACAGTTGATGGTCGTCGATTCATCCGGTCAGCGGCTGTATCCGGAGACCCGGGAAACGGTACACCGGGATGGATTATGGCATGAAACGTTTCATTGCTTTGTCATTGATCTCGACAAAGGACACGTTTTGTTACAGCAACGGGCGAAGCAGAAAAAGGATTTTCCGGATTTGATTGATATCACGGCTGCCGGACATCTGCTCGCAGGTGAGACGCCAAGGGATGGAATCCGCGAACTCAAAGAAGAGATTGGGCTTGTCCGGCAGTTTAATCAGTTGTTCCCCCTTGGCGTTTTCCTGGAAGAGTTGATAGTAGGGGACTTGAAAGATCGTGAACGAGTCCATCTGTTCCTGGCGGATTCACCAATGCCGCTCGAACATTATGTCCTGCAAACAGAAGAGGTCAGTCGATTGATCGCCTTACCATTTTCTGAATTTGTACGACTGGCAGACGGGACAGCAGAAACGTTTGAGACAGTTGATCAAGAAATCCTCCGGCGAAATCAATTCGTCCCGCATCCGCTTGCATACTTTAGACGTGTGAGCGAAGGGATTCAAGCATATCGTGTACAACAAATGTAACGAAAGGACGGTCACGCTATTTTCTGCGGAAGTCCTTTCGTCTTTTTTTTGTGGTAAAGCTAGGCAAAAAGTAGCATAATGGACATTTCTTTGAGATAATTAACAATATATACATTTGATGAAAGAAGGTGCAGCCAGTGGCGTTACGATTTGCATTGCTCGGACTGCTAACTCAAGGAGAAGCGACCGGATATGATTTAAGTACGACGTTCAAAAAACAGATGACACACTTTTGGACGGCGCATCATACACAAATTTACCGTGAATTATTGAAGATGGAAGACGATCAGCTTGTGACGAGCGTCTATATCGTCCAAGAAGACTTACCGGATAAAAAAGTCTATTCGATTACGGAAGCCGGTCAAACGGCACTTGTCGCCTGGTTGCGTGCACCAAGCGAATTCAAGCCGAAGATGAAAGATGAAAATTTGATGCGGGTGTCATTATTGCATCTCTTGCCGCCGGATGAAGCGATTCTGTATTTGGAGGAATCGAAGCGACATCATCAGTTTGCCGTCGATATGATGAAGGTCTGGCGGAAAGATCATTTAGAAAACGGGGCAACGCTCGGGGAAACCTTGACGAGTGAATACGGCTTACGCATGATGCTGAATTATCTCGACTGGTGTGACTGGGCGATGGAGGAAATAAAGAAAAGTCAGACGAATGTCTGAACCATACAGTGATGTCATCAATCCTTTGTCAAAACAGGGGATTGTTTTTTTGCGTCGTCAAAAGAGCATTCGAGACAGACGATATGGTACAGTAAATGAATTGTAAAGGGATTAGAGGAGGACTACGAACGTGAGTGTATTTACAGATTATGAAGAATGGTTGGATGAAGTCACGGATGAGATGATTGAACATCAAGTGCATTACGCCGTCGCAGAACTGAAATTAGGCGGAGAGATCGGTGACTATTATGAAGAATCCGGATTGATTGACCGGTTTGTCACGCAACAGTTGGTCTGGTTATCGTTTGAGGAAATGGAACAGATTTTAGATGAAGCGGGAGAGCTGAATCTTGAAATCGTAGCAGACGAAGCAGAATCAGATGTACAACGGTCACAAGTCAAACAGATTCTGAAGCAATCGATTAAACAACAGCTGGTGCTGAAGTCGCAACCGTTCGTCGCGACACGCCTCGAACAATTGCGTCAGGAGCATCCATCTGTCAAAGATCAGTTTGAAGAAGTCCGGTCGGCATACAATCAGGTCGGTCATCTCCTGAAGACGGGGCCGGAACCGACGATTATCCCAAAACGGTGGTACCGGCGGGAACGGGTTGTTCCCCGTGCGTTCACTCCGGCGGAACAAACGAGTTTAGAGCAGGAACATCTCGAGCTGACACCACAATACGAAACACAAAAACAGAAACTTGAAGAACTGAGTCGTGAAATCGCAGCGTATGAGCGGGTTTTACTATAAAGTAAAAACAACAAACCCCTTTTCGGTGCAGACACCGGAAAGGGGTTTTCACTTGCAGGATTGAGTTAGACGGTTGCGAGTTTAGCAATGACGAGTTTAGCGACAGCTTCACTTGATGCAGGATTTTGACCTGTGATGACGTTACCGTCGATGACAGCAAATTCTTTTCCGGCATCGGAAGTCAGGAAGGTTGCCCCTTCACCGCGTAATGTAGTTTCAAGTAAGAACGGAACTTTGTCTTCGAGTCCTGTTGATTTTTCTTCTTCATCCGTGAAGCCGTTGATTTGACGACCTGATACGAATGGTTTGCCATCAATCGTAACGTGGGCAAAGGCAGCAGGACCGTGGCAAACGGATGCGACGATACCGTCTTTTTTGACCATCGCTTCGATTGCACCTGCGACGAGCGGATTATTCGGGAAATCGACGACTGCCCCGTGACCGCCTGGGAAGTAAACAGCATCAAATGATGCAGCATCTACATCCGCAAGTGGCGTCGTGTCGTGTAAGGCACGGCGTGCTTCCTGGAATTTAGGCAGGATTTCTTTCACCATTGATGCCTTATCGATCGGAACGTCGCCGCCTTTGACCGAAACGACCGTGACATCATGACCGGCTTCTTTGAACAGGTTATATGGTGCAGCAAACTCCTCGAACCATAAACCGGTTTTATGGCCGTTCATTTCGTCAGCACTTGTAGATACGATTAAAATTTTTGACATGATAAAAACTCCTCCTCTGTAATAACGTTACAAAGAAGAAGTTTCCCTGCTGTTGAAAAAATCAAACCTCACCGGTGTTCTGTATACGTATGGACGGGAAGAAGTGATAAGACATGCGCAATCTGTTCAGCCGTCAACGGTTCCCGCATCGCGTGCAGATTCGACTGCAGTTGCGACACGCTTGACGCACCCGGCAGCACGATATCAGCTTGTTGATCAATGGCTTGCAGTGCCATGGCCGGGAGGGGATAGTCTTGTAACGTCGATAAAATGTGTTCCAGCTGTTCCTTATCGTACTGTTCGAACCGGTCGACCGATTGAAGACGAGACGTGCTCTCTGTAGTCAGAAGACCTTTGGCGAGCGGTCCGCGGGCAACGAGTTTAATGTTTCGCTCTTGAAGTCGCGGCAACAACTCTTCAATCCGTCGGTCGAGCAGAGAATAAGGTGTCATCAAATAACTGAAATCACTATGGTCAAGCCAATAGTTGATGACGTTTGGACGGAGTGACGAGAGGCCGTATTCTTTGATCCGTCCTTCTTCCTGCAAGTCTTTCATGGCACGAATTGAAGCGTCCAAATCATCGTCCATCGTTCCGCCATGGACATAATAGAGGTCGAGATACGGTGTTTCGAGACGGTTCAGACTCTCAATACACGCTTTTTTCAGGTAGTCGTAGCTCGGGTCCCATGTCCAGCCGGTCCCCGTATCATTCATCCGGTTGCCGCCTTTTGAGGCCAAAAACATCCGGCTGCGATCTTCCGGTGAAAAAGTCTGTCCAATCAGTGACTCGACTGCGCCGTTGGCATAGACATCTGCTGTATCGAAGTGGACGATGCCTTCGTCGAGCGCTGTCCGAAGTATCTCGGTTGCTTCCTCTTGACCCCGTTTTAAAATCGTCATCGTACCTAAACCTAGTGTCATATCAATCCCTCATTTCTTTCGACTAGTGCTACTGTGTATCAGTTTAGCATATTTGATACAGGATGTTCCCGGATGGATTTGTAAGGAATGGGCATTCCGTAGGAAAAGGAAACAGACTTGCAACGGGAATCAAAAAACAGGCATACTGTGAAAGAGAAGAAATTCGATTAGAAGAGGTGTCTATGATGGAAGAAAAAACATTAGAGCGGGAAGTTATTTATGAAGGAAAAGTCTTTAACGTCGAGAAACATGTCGTCAGTCTTCCGAACGGTAATACATCTGTCCGTGAATTGGTCTATCATAACGGCGCAGTCGCAATCATTGCGTTTGACGAAAAGGGAGATTTGTTAGTCGTCGAGCAATACCGGAAAGCGTTTGAACAATTATCGATTGAAATCCCGGCCGGAAAACTGGAAAAAGGGGAAAATCCGGAAGAGTGCGCAGGACGTGAATTGAAGGAAGAGACCGGATACGCGGCAGATGAGCTGACGCATGTGTTTGATTTTTACGGAGCACCCGGTTTTTGCAGCGAACGCGTACATATTTATGAAGCAACGGGTTTGACTGCGGGACAACGCCAACTCGATCCGGATGAATTCTTGGAGAACCAAACGTTGGCGCTTGAACGGGCACTTGAACTTGTCGCAGACGGGACGATTGTCGATGCCAAAACGATCATGGCGATTCAGCATTGGCACATTCGTACATTAAAATCATTCTAAAACGAATGATTTTCAGTTGATAATCATTTTAATTTGAAAAACAGTAGATTATCGGCTATGATAAAACCATCAGTTTCGACCAAAGGGGGCGCTATGATGGAAAGTCGTGTTGAACGCATTAAAAAACAGCTGAGCGGTAAAGGATATAAGCTGACTCCCCAACGTGAAGCGACCGTACGGATCTTACTGGAGCATGAGTCGGACCACTTAAGTGCAGAGAATGTCTTTTTATTGGTCAAAGAAAAAAACTCAGACATTGGACTTGCGACGGTCTACCGGACACTTGAATTATTAACGGAGCTTGAAGTCGTTGATAAAGTCAATTTCGGAGACGGCGTATCCCGATTTGATTTACGGCAGGAAGGTGCGAGCCATTCGCATCATCATCTCGTCTGTATCGAATGCGGATCTGTCGAGGAAATCCTAGATGATATGTTAGAAGAAGTCGAAAAAGAAATCGTCACGCGTTTCCAATTTAAAATCAAAGATCACCGCTTGACGTTCCATGGTGTATGTCGCGTTTGCCAGGAGCGGCATGCACGCGAAGCACTGGAACAATCACAAACACAAACCGTCTGACTGTCCTCATCAAAAAGGGGACGGTTTTTCTTTTTGAAAAATATAGGTCAGACCTCTTCACAACGGTTTACACCTTTGATATGATTGGAAAGTAAGCGATTTCTTAATGATAGAGGATGAGTTCAGTGAGGCAACAACTGGAGACATTTATCGACTATTTAGTGATTGAGCGGCAGATGTCAGCGAACACGGCAGCTGCTTATCGAAATGATTTAAACCAGTATTTGACGACGCTTGAACAGCAAGGGATTTCGTCCGCGGAAGAAGTCACACGCCACCATATTGTCCTTCATATTGAATCCTTGTTACAGGCGCAAAAATCACGGTCGACGGTCCGGCGGTCGACGAGCTCGATTCGATCGTTCCATCAGTTTTTAGTGGAACGTCAAATTGTCCGCCATGATCCGTCACGTCATCTTGATTTGCCGAAACCGGATAAAAAACTGCCGGTCGTTTGGAGTCAAACCGATATCGTCCGTTTGCTTGATTCGGTCGTCGGAAATGATCCGCTTGTCCGACGGGATGCAGCAATGCTTGAATTGCTCTACGGAACCGGTATGCGTGTCAGTGAATTGTTACAGTTGACACTGAGTGATCTGCAACTTGAACTTGGTTACTTG
This region includes:
- a CDS encoding NUDIX domain-containing protein: MSESEQLMVVDSSGQRLYPETRETVHRDGLWHETFHCFVIDLDKGHVLLQQRAKQKKDFPDLIDITAAGHLLAGETPRDGIRELKEEIGLVRQFNQLFPLGVFLEELIVGDLKDRERVHLFLADSPMPLEHYVLQTEEVSRLIALPFSEFVRLADGTAETFETVDQEILRRNQFVPHPLAYFRRVSEGIQAYRVQQM
- a CDS encoding ABC transporter permease, with translation MKRRAITAVIGLLVLVPLLGLIPSTWTWNPRLLETLTTTVSMIAVLTLLNHLIGYVTGKAIAFRAGRLIRYMELLISLPLFLPVLLLSFGLYLTWIRLGLADQFIGVLLVLLLPTLPYTIRMYTNAFQALGEQMMEQMVLIEPSRLKRFLFLTGPMMRSAIQSVTLLVTVIALSQYALVTLIGGGVVQMIALEAFPLYSGNSLVAAKEATIWLLVLPFLIYFVQLILLEGWVQVVRRLLDGRYDSARQ
- a CDS encoding PadR family transcriptional regulator → MALRFALLGLLTQGEATGYDLSTTFKKQMTHFWTAHHTQIYRELLKMEDDQLVTSVYIVQEDLPDKKVYSITEAGQTALVAWLRAPSEFKPKMKDENLMRVSLLHLLPPDEAILYLEESKRHHQFAVDMMKVWRKDHLENGATLGETLTSEYGLRMMLNYLDWCDWAMEEIKKSQTNV
- a CDS encoding Fur family transcriptional regulator; the protein is MESRVERIKKQLSGKGYKLTPQREATVRILLEHESDHLSAENVFLLVKEKNSDIGLATVYRTLELLTELEVVDKVNFGDGVSRFDLRQEGASHSHHHLVCIECGSVEEILDDMLEEVEKEIVTRFQFKIKDHRLTFHGVCRVCQERHAREALEQSQTQTV
- a CDS encoding type 1 glutamine amidotransferase domain-containing protein; protein product: MSKILIVSTSADEMNGHKTGLWFEEFAAPYNLFKEAGHDVTVVSVKGGDVPIDKASMVKEILPKFQEARRALHDTTPLADVDAASFDAVYFPGGHGAVVDFPNNPLVAGAIEAMVKKDGIVASVCHGPAAFAHVTIDGKPFVSGRQINGFTDEEEKSTGLEDKVPFLLETTLRGEGATFLTSDAGKEFAVIDGNVITGQNPASSEAVAKLVIAKLATV
- a CDS encoding aldo/keto reductase yields the protein MTLGLGTMTILKRGQEEATEILRTALDEGIVHFDTADVYANGAVESLIGQTFSPEDRSRMFLASKGGNRMNDTGTGWTWDPSYDYLKKACIESLNRLETPYLDLYYVHGGTMDDDLDASIRAMKDLQEEGRIKEYGLSSLRPNVINYWLDHSDFSYLMTPYSLLDRRIEELLPRLQERNIKLVARGPLAKGLLTTESTSRLQSVDRFEQYDKEQLEHILSTLQDYPLPAMALQAIDQQADIVLPGASSVSQLQSNLHAMREPLTAEQIAHVLSLLPVHTYTEHR
- a CDS encoding NUDIX hydrolase, with translation MEEKTLEREVIYEGKVFNVEKHVVSLPNGNTSVRELVYHNGAVAIIAFDEKGDLLVVEQYRKAFEQLSIEIPAGKLEKGENPEECAGRELKEETGYAADELTHVFDFYGAPGFCSERVHIYEATGLTAGQRQLDPDEFLENQTLALERALELVADGTIVDAKTIMAIQHWHIRTLKSF
- a CDS encoding CDP-alcohol phosphatidyltransferase family protein — translated: MLDTRARKVVQPLFEQMATLLKKMGLSANQVTIISGIIGASTGFFVYNDMMGIAILLLWLSGALDVVDGTMARREKTTPIGTILDLVLDRIVELSVLIGIALRFPETQVVILLLVASFVIGMTMFLAIGAVSDNYGFKSFQYQPGLVERTEGFLFLTAMLLFPSAIIWIAVIFLIAELYTVGERFYQASKVLR
- the xerD gene encoding site-specific tyrosine recombinase XerD, which encodes MRQQLETFIDYLVIERQMSANTAAAYRNDLNQYLTTLEQQGISSAEEVTRHHIVLHIESLLQAQKSRSTVRRSTSSIRSFHQFLVERQIVRHDPSRHLDLPKPDKKLPVVWSQTDIVRLLDSVVGNDPLVRRDAAMLELLYGTGMRVSELLQLTLSDLQLELGYLSCLGKGNKTRIIPISQTAIDSVSTYLELARNSLGGRQTDYVFLNSRGDRLSRQGFWKMIKRRAKEAGIEKDITPHVLRHSFATHLLENGADLRVVQEMLGHADLSTTQMYTHVNKARLHDVYKNHHPRA
- a CDS encoding ABC transporter permease, translating into MWRGNAWPATLLITGMVVYGLFVSLSMTTWEDYSRLFRDPVFLESIGISLYVAVSSTVLSVLIGAWLAGFFAKQTGWTAQVLAVPLFLPHLGAAYLAILYLSDLPVIGPHEVNQFSIILTYLYKEIPFVFFYLLPVYRRLDHRYEELGLMLGLSRLKRFWHGKGVFLLFPVLEAAFIVFAFTLFAYEVPALLGVTYPKLIGVYTFDLYTQGDLSRQPEAFAISVLLTGILFLLLVIFTRTIRPLTERISKGRVE
- a CDS encoding ABC transporter ATP-binding protein, producing the protein MDVTIQHVNKRFGQKQVLQAIDLHIPSGQCVALVGPSGSGKTTLLRLIAGLEKVSGGIIRFGETDMTHVAPNQRGVTMLFQRPLLFPHLTVGQNIRIGMATGRQQDVQEWLTKVGLTGRADAYVHELSGGEQQRASLARALASGPNFLLLDEPFSSLDLPRRRELRTLIRRLTVAEGVTTLLVTHDREEAMAMADYVYVMEQGQIIDQGHPIELAQKSPFFGDGLYLDGEWYPLSEVKLVLRPTNGSQERVTITKELTQYGVRFYEVERQTGERLVVQTTETFSEKVTAYLVRKEG
- a CDS encoding ABC transporter substrate-binding protein, whose amino-acid sequence is MIKQMTAIAATGLLLAGCASPTAPVQEKVLGSSYTSIEKDANATTVRMYMWGGDEGINTYIDEYVAPKVKKEHNITLKRVPIETADLIQKLRAEKKAGKETGVIDVVWINGDNFRNAKKDGLLYGEITKVLPNMKYVDPQAQGSDSGTPTDHLEAAWGKVQYTFHYDKASVANPPKDLQELKSWVKENPGKFTYPEVTDFTGNAFVRHVMYGVESKETLKDPKADFKKTWAYLNELKPYLWKEGKTYPKTLAQLDQLYAKGSVAFTMGFNERRAEQEVKSGTFPKETRPLVLTDGSIASTHFLSIPFNAPNPNGALVTINTLLSPDAQLKKFDGTYWGDGTSLDLTTVSSTERQAFEDVPVAASTPKPAAFDGKVRAELDPAFFDVIRKDWPERVAR